One Variibacter gotjawalensis genomic window, GCCCGCTGAACTCCGCCGGCGATTTTTCACTCGCGTATCGCCGAGCAAAACCATTCGGCTTCCGCTGCGCAAATTCGTTCGCTAGCCTTCAGCAAGAACAATGAGAGAAACGCATGACCATTAAGGGCAAAGCCTACATTGCGGGCATCTACGAACATCCGACGCGGCACGCCGTCGATAAATCGCTGCCGCAACTCCATGCCGAGGTGATGCGCGGCGCGCTCGAAGACGCCGGGCTGAAGCGCGAAGACATCGACGGATATTTCTGCGCCGGCGACTCGCCGGGCCTCGGGCCGCTCTCGATGGCCGACTATCTCGGCCTCAAGCCGAAATACATCGACTCGACCGAGACAGGCGGCTCGTCCTACGTGCTGCACGTCAACCACGCCGCAAATGCGATCGCACAAGGCCGCTGCTCGGTCGCGCTCATCACGCTCGCCGGCAAGCCGAAGGCGGACGGCATGGCGACCGGCACCGCGCCGCGGGTCGCCAACGTCGCGGCGCCGGACGTCGCGTTCGAATTTCCCTATGCGCCGACCATCCTCAACATCTACGGCATGTGCGCGATGCGCCACATGCACGAATTCGGCACCACACGCGATCAACTATCGTGGATCAAGGTCGCAGCGTCGCATCACGCGCAGCACAATCCGAACGCGGTGTTGAAGAATGTCGTGACGGTCGAAGAGGTGAATGAGTCGCCGCTCATTTCCGATCCGCTGCGCCGCCTCGACAGCTGCGTCATCTCGGATGGCGGCGGCGCTATCATCGTGGTGAGCCCCGAAGTGATGAAATCGCTCAAGCGCCCGCGCATCAAATTGCTCGGCGCCGGCGAAGCGCTCAAGGGGCAACTCGGCGGCAAAGTCGACATCACGTATTCGGCTGCGCGTTTCTCAGGGCCGGCGGCGTTCGAAGAGGCGGGCATCAAACCGTCCGATATCAAATACGTGTCGATCTACGACAGCTTCACCATCACGGTGCTGATGCAGCTCGAAGACCTCGGATTTGCGGAAAAGGGCAAAGGCGGCAAGCTTGTCGCCGACGGCAACTTGATATCGGGCGTCGGCAAATTGCCGTTCAACACCGACGGCGGCGGCCTCTGCAACAACCATCCGGGCAACCGCGGAGGCCTCACGAAGGTGCTGGAATCGGTGCGTCAGTTGCGCGGCGAAGCGCATCCGGCCGTACAGGTGAAGAACTGCGATCTCGCGCTGGCGCACGGCACCGGCGGATTTCTCGGCACTCGCCACGGCAGCGGCACTGTCATCATGGAGCGCGAATAATGAGCGAAGAACGCAAACTTCCCGCGCCGCAGGTGACGCCGGAAACAAAACCGTTCTGGGATGCGGCCCGCAACGGCAAGCTGCTGATCGGCCGCTGCGAGGCCTGCGGCGAACCGCATTATTACCCACGCGCGCACTGTCCGCACTGCTTCTCCGACAAAGTGAAGTGGGTCGAGGCAAAAGGCTCCGGCACGATCTATTCTTTCAGCGTGATGCGCCGCTCAAAGCCGCCTTACGTCATGGCTTACGTCGCGCTCGACGAGGGCGTGACCGTAATGACGAACATTGTGGAGTCCGATTTCGACGCGCTGAAGATCGGGCAGAAGGTGAAGCTCGTTCACAAGCCGACCGAAGGTGACGGACCGCCGATGGCGATGTTCCGGGTGACTTAATTACGAACCCAACGATCCGGATCGCGTTTGCCGTGGACAATCGCGACGACGAGAATGCCGTCGTCGATCGGCTCGTAAATAATCAAATACGGTCCTTCGGCGAAGATACGCGCCTTTGGTCCAATTTCCGGACGTGCTGCAAACATCAGCGGATTGTCTGCCGCCAGCAGCAACCGATCACGAATACGCACGAGCAAAGCGTTAGCCGCGCTCAAATTGTGCGGCGATATCGATTCCCAAATCTCACTCAGATCGTTCTGCGCACGAATAGATAGACGATAATTACCCACGACCCCTGCGTTTCGCGTTCAATTCAATCAACAAAGTATCGATATTCCCCGGCGCAATGCCGCTAGCTTTGCCTTCTTGGTAAGCCTGCTTCAATCGCTTCGTTTCGAGAGTTCGCAATTCCTCTCGATGTTCCCAAAGGCGGAGCGCGTCGCGCACAATTTCACTATTCGACGCATACGCGCCGCCATCGACGGCTTTCTGCAGCCGCTTAACTTGCTGCGGCGTGAGGGAAATCGTGAGCGTGCGCATTGGTTGAGTCTTCATAATCAACCAATACCACGCCCAACAAGAACTAACAATAATTGTTAGGTAGTCTTAGGCGACTCGGTCGCCTTTCTTGACCTGCACGGTGCGGTTGTCGACTGCCGGCAGCATCTTTGCCGGATCGCGCGTCACGACAACATCGAGGATCACCGGGCCCTTCGTCGCGAACGCCTTCGTGATCGCGGGCCCCATCTGATCCGGCGCCTCGACGCGAATACCGGTGACGCCGAGCGCTTCGGCAACCCTCGCGTAATTCGTCTCGGCGAGATCGGACGCGTGATAGTTGCCCGCACCATACATCAGGTGCTGCAGCGCCTTCACATACCCGGACGCCGCGTTGTTCACGACGATGATCGCGATGTTGACGCCGAGGCGGCGTGCCGTCTCGAGTTCGCCGAGCATCATGTTGAAGCCGCCGTCACCCGTGATCGCGACAACTTTGCGATCCGGGGCCGCTAGCGCCGCCCCCATCGCGCCCGGCAGACCGTAACCGATCGACGCGAAGCCGCGATCCGGCACGAAGCCGCGCCCCGCCTGCTTCGTGTCGTAGAGCAAGCCCGCCCAATGCGCCGCAAACCCGCCGTCGGCGACGAGGAGCGCATCCTTCGGCATCAGCTTGTTAAGCTCACCGATCATCCGGCCCATCGAAACCGGAACCTCCGTCGACTCGTAACGCTCGCGCACGCTCTCGCGCCACTTCGCCATACGCTCCGCAACGTCCTTCAAGTAGCCTGCGCGCGCTTCGCGCATCTTGCCGGCCGCATCCTTCAGCGCCGCGTGCAAATCTTCGATACCGGCACGCGCATCGCCCCACAGCGCGACCTGCGGCTCAGCCGTGCGGCCGATCTCTTCCGCGACGATATCGAGATGGATAATCGTCTTGCCGGGCGGCGGCACCGTGTAGCGCTTCGTCGCGATCTCGCCGAGCTTGCAGCCGACGACGAGGATCGCGTCGGATTCTTCGATCAGCTTGTTGGCAATGCGATCGTAACGGCCGAACAGTCCGGCCGAGATCGGATCGATGCATGGCACGGCGCCCTTACCGCTCATCGTATGCGCGACCGGTATCGCTGCATCGCGCGCGAACGTCGTCAGCGTTTCAGCAGCGCCCGAAAGATGCACGCCGCCGCCCGCGAGTATGATCGGCCGCTGCGCGCTCTTCAGAATATCCGCCGCGCGCGCGAGCATCGTCGCGTCGGGCCGGCAGCGCAGCGCGGGCGCCGCCTCGTAAATCGCGTCGATCTCGAAATCCTTGTCCTCGAAGCCGTGCGTGCCGTGACACACATCTTCGGGGATCGCGACAACCACCGGACCCGGCCGCCCCGTCGTCGCCACCGTGAAGGCGCGGCGGATGAATTCCGGAATGCGCGACGTGTGCTCGACGCGAATGAGCTCTTTACACGCCGGGCGCAGGATATCGCTCTGCCGCGCCTCTTGCGTCATGTTCTTCCACGCATGTTGACGATGCGCGTCGCCGATCACGACGACCATCGGCGAGCCCGCATTCAGCGCCTCGACCAAACCCGTGACGAGGTTCGTCGCGCCCGGCCCGAGCGTCGCGTCGACGAGACCTGGACGGCCCGAGACTTTGGCGTAAGCGTCCGCCGCGAAGATGCCGGCGCGCTCGTCGTTGATGAGATGATGCGCGAGCTTCAAGCGGCGCGCCGCGTCGTAGAACGGCAGCAGTTGGAAGCCGCCCATGCCGAACATCGGCCCGCCGCGGAAAGCTTGGATCATGCGCGCGAGTGCTTCACCACCCGTCATTTCGTTCGTGGTCATGTCTTGTCCTTTAGAGATATCCGAGCACGCGTGGCAGCCACAGCGCGATTTCCGGGAAGATCACCATCAAGATGAGCACGACGAACATCGACGCGATCATCGGGAAAACCCAACGCAGCGTGGATTCCATCGGCACACCTGCGATGCGGCAGGAGACCATCAGATTGACGGCCATGGGCGGCGTGAACTGGCCGATCGCGATCTTCAGCGTGAGCAGCACGCCGAACCACACCGGGTCCCAGCCGAACTTGTTGGCGATCGGCATCAGCAAGGGCAGCAGGATCAAGAACGTCGACACGCCATCGAGGAACATGCCGATCACTATCAGCATAATGATGAGTAGCGTGAGAATGACGTATTGATTGCCGCCGGTCGCAACGATCGCATTCGCCGCGTGATCGAACACACCGAGCGTCGAGCCCGCCCAGCCGAAGATCGCCGCCAGCGCGACGACGATAAGAATCACGCCGGAAATCTCCGCCGCCTCGACGAACATCTCGTAAACGTCGCGGAGCGTGAGGGAGCGATAAATCACGAAGCCGACGAACAAACCGTAGAGCACAGCCATCACGGCGGCTTCGGTCGGCGTGAACCAACCGGCGCGCATGCCGCCGAGGATCAGCACCGGCGCGAGCAAACCCCAGATGGCTTCGCGGAAGGATTTCCAGAACGGTGGCCGCGGCAGGTCCTTCTCGGCGAGGCCGAAGCCGTTCTTCTTCGACACGTACAGCACCGGCACGATCAGCGCGATGCCGGCGAGAATGCCCGGGATCATGCCGGCTGCGAACAGCGCCGGTACGGACGCTTGCGGCACCAGCACCGAATAGATGATCAGCGCGATCGACGGCGGAATGAGAATGTCGGTCGCGGCGGCAGCGCCGATCACGCTCGCCGAGAAGGCGCGCGGATATCCGGCGCGCGATAGCGCACCGATCATCGCGCCTCCGACGGCCGCGGCATTCGCCGGACCCGAGCCCGAGATGCCGCCGAGGAACATCGAGACGATCACGGTCACGGCTGCGAGCGAACCCGCGCGGCGCCCGACGATCGCGGACGTGAAATTCACCAGCCGCAGCGCCACGCCGGAGCGATCGAAGATCGCGCCGACCAGAACGAACATCGGCACGGCGAGCAGCGGATATTTTGCGATGCCCGTATAGGCGTTCGTCGGCGCCGCCATCAGGCCGAGATCGGCCATGAAGATTGCGAGACAACCCGCAAGGCCGAGCGCAACACCGACCGGCGTTCCGGCGATGAACAGCAGCAGGAAGCAGAGAAACAGCGCCGCCGTAATCATATCGGCTCCACGCTCTCATGCTTCGGCACTTTGCGTGCACGCCACACACGAACCAGGTGCCCGATCGCACGGCCGATGACGGCAGCGGCGAGCAACGGCAGCGCCAGCGTGTAAACCCACTGCGGTTCGCCGAGACCCGGCGATGTGACTTCGAAGCGATACTCGTCCCAGACGAGACGGCCACCGAGCCAGACGAGCAGACCGAACATCGTGATGATCGCGAGAGAAGAAATAACTTCAGCGACGCGCCGTCCCGCTGGCGGCAGCATATTCGCGAACCACGTGATGCGGATGTTGCGGTCGGCCGCCGTCGCGATGCTCGCGCCCAGCATGGTGACGACGACCATCAACGCGATGGAGAATTCTTCCGTGAAGGCGAACGAGTAATTCGTGAGATACCGCGCAAAAACGTTGCCGAGCGTGATGAGACAGAGCGCACCCATCGCGAGCGCCGCGACGACGCGCTCGAACGTGAGCGGCACCCGCACGGGCGGCTCTTGATTCATCAACAGTGGATCGGGTTCGTTCGACATTCCGAAGGCTTCACAGTTCCGAGGCGCTTCGCCTCCAGCGTCCCCTCTCCCGCAGGGTTCGCTTCGCGAACCGGGAGAGGGCTAGGGTGAGGGCGAGCAGACCGCAAGCGGGAGAGGGAAAAGACAACGAAACGGTTCGAGCTATCGCGCCGCGACCGACTTCTCGGCCTGCGTCACGAGGTCGGCGCCGATGCGGGCCTTCCACTTGTCGTAGACCGGCTTCGTCGCCGCCTGGAATGCCTTCTGCTCTTCCGGCGTCAGACGCGTGATCGTAACGCCAAGGCCCTCGATCTCTTTCAGCACCGAAGGATCGGCCGCCGTAATGCCCTTACGCGCGATCTCGACGCCATACTTCGCGGCGTCGACAGCCGCCTCACGCAAGATCTGCTGATCGGCCGGCGAGAACGTGTCCCACACCGGCTTCGACACCGCGAAGATCAGCGGATCGGCGACATAGCCCCACAGCGTGACGTGCTTCTGGCCGACTGTGTGCAGCTTGGCGACCGTGAAGATCGTCAGCGGATTTTCCTGCCCGTCGACAGCGCCGGTCGACAGCGCCGGCTGCGCGTCCGCCCAGCTCATCTGCGTCGGGTTAGCGCCGAGTGCCGTAAACGTCTCGTTGTAGAGCGGCGAGCCGACGACGCGGATCTTCAGGCCCTTGAGGTCTTCCGGCTTCTTCACGTCGCGCTTCGAGTTCGAGATTTCGCGGAAACCGTTTTCGCCCCAGGCGAGCGGCACCACGTCTTTCGACCCAATGATCTCGAAGATCTTCTTGCCGGCCGGTCCCTGCGTGATCGCGTCGATCGCTTTGTGATCCGGCATCAGGAACGGCAGCGAGAACAGGTTCAGCTCCGCGACCTGCGGCGACCAATTGATCGTCGAGCCCACCGCCATATCGATGACGCCCTGGCGCATCGCGGTGAATTCCTTCGTCTGGTCGCCACCGACCAACGAAGCGCCCGGATAGACCTTCATATTGATCTTGCCGCCGGACTTGTCCTTCACGATCGTCGCCCAGCGTTCGGCCATCAGGCCCCACGGGAACGGTGCGCCGACGACGGTCGAGATCTTGTACTCAGGCTTGTAGGTCTGAGCGCTCGCGGGCGCGATCAGCGCCAGCGCAGCGACGAGGCCCAAAGTCACTTTGAGTGCGGTCTTCATAGTTCCTCCCTTTAGAACGTCATCAGTTTCTTGGCGGCTTCGACCACGGCGTCTTGGCGCACCGTCACGGCCTGCTCCAGCGGCGGAGCATAGCTGATCGGCGCGCGCGGCGCGCCCAATCGTTTCACCGGCGCTTTGAGCGATTTGTATGCGCGCTCCGCCACCGTCGCGGCGATCTCGGCGCCGAAGCCGGCGACCGATACGGCTTCCTGCACGACCAGCAGACGCCCGGTGTTGCCGACACTCTTGAGCACCGCATCCTTGTCCCACGGCCACAGCGTGCGAAGGTCGATGACCTCCGCCGCGATGCCGTCTTTCTCCAGCGCCTCGGCCGCCGCGGCGCAGTTATGCACCTGCGCGGACCACGTGACGATCGTGACGTCGCGGCCCTCGCGCACGATGCGCGCTTCGCCGAAATTCACCAGATGCTCGCCGTCCGGCACCTCGCCTTCGAGCGGCCAGAGATTTTTGTGCTCCATATAGACGACCGGATCGTCACAGCGGATCGCGGCTTTCAGCATGCCGAGGTTGTCGGCCGGCGTCGCCGGACACGCGACGACGAGTCCCGGAATATGCGCGTACCACGCTTCGAGCGATTGCGAATGTTGCGCGGCGGAGGAGCGCCACATCCCGATCGGCTCGCGCGCGACCAGCGGCACCCGCGTCTGCCCACCGAACATGAAGCGGGCTTTCGCGGCTTGATTCACGAGTTCATCGATCGCGCAGAGTGCGAAATCCGAGAAGCGCATCTCGACCACCGGGCGGGTGCCCATCATCGCGGCGCCGACCGCCGCGCCCATGATGCAGGCTTCCGAGATCGGCGCGTCTGAAATGCGATCCGCGCCGAACTCGTCGACAAGCCCGCGATACTGGCCGAACACGCCGCCACGGCCGAGATCTTCGCCGACCGCCCACACATTCGCGTCGCGCCGCATCTCTTCCGCCAGCGCGCGCCGCCCCGCCTCGATATATGTCAGCGTTCCCATCAGAACGCCTCCTTGCGCGGATCGCCGATGTCCTGCACATCCGCAAATGCCTGGGAGACATCCGGATACGGCGTGTCGCGCGCAACGTTGAGTGCGTTCTGCATTTCGCGCAGCGCGTCCTCGCGCGCCTTTGTGATTCCGGCCGAATGCGCATCGCCGAGCAGCGCCTCGACGCGCGCGATCGGGTCCGACTGCCATTTCTCGTCGACTTCTTGCTTCTGCCGATACGCCGCCGGATCGACCGCGGTGTGTCCCGTCAAACGATACGTCACCGCATGCAGGAAGCGCGCTCCCTTGCCGCTGCGCACATCGTCGAGCAGCGAGCGCGTCGCCTCTTCCACCGCCAGCACATCGTTGCCGTCGACCGTGACGCCCGGAATGCCGAGTGCTTTCGCGCGCGCCAGCGGTCCGTCGCCGGACGTCATCGTGCGCGTGCGCGTCGTCGCGGCAAATCCGTTGTCCTCGCAGACGAACAGCACCGGCAGATTGAACACACCGGCCCAATTGAGCCCTTCGAGAAACGGCCCGCGATTGATCGCGCCGTCGCCGAACATGCAGCACACAACGCGGTTCTCGCGCCGGAGTTTGATCGCATGCGCGGCGCCGACCGCGATCACGAT contains:
- a CDS encoding thiamine pyrophosphate-dependent dehydrogenase E1 component subunit alpha, producing MTRNIDLARLAEHHRVMVRIRAFEETAKQGLDEKLVLGAIHLSIGQEAVATGVCLNLNRDDILLSTHRGHGHTIAKGADSTAMMRELFGREGGNCGGKGGSMHIADFGVGMLGANGVVSANIVIAVGAAHAIKLRRENRVVCCMFGDGAINRGPFLEGLNWAGVFNLPVLFVCEDNGFAATTRTRTMTSGDGPLARAKALGIPGVTVDGNDVLAVEEATRSLLDDVRSGKGARFLHAVTYRLTGHTAVDPAAYRQKQEVDEKWQSDPIARVEALLGDAHSAGITKAREDALREMQNALNVARDTPYPDVSQAFADVQDIGDPRKEAF
- a CDS encoding TRAP transporter large permease; this encodes MITAALFLCFLLLFIAGTPVGVALGLAGCLAIFMADLGLMAAPTNAYTGIAKYPLLAVPMFVLVGAIFDRSGVALRLVNFTSAIVGRRAGSLAAVTVIVSMFLGGISGSGPANAAAVGGAMIGALSRAGYPRAFSASVIGAAAATDILIPPSIALIIYSVLVPQASVPALFAAGMIPGILAGIALIVPVLYVSKKNGFGLAEKDLPRPPFWKSFREAIWGLLAPVLILGGMRAGWFTPTEAAVMAVLYGLFVGFVIYRSLTLRDVYEMFVEAAEISGVILIVVALAAIFGWAGSTLGVFDHAANAIVATGGNQYVILTLLIIMLIVIGMFLDGVSTFLILLPLLMPIANKFGWDPVWFGVLLTLKIAIGQFTPPMAVNLMVSCRIAGVPMESTLRWVFPMIASMFVVLILMVIFPEIALWLPRVLGYL
- a CDS encoding thiolase domain-containing protein, with the translated sequence MTIKGKAYIAGIYEHPTRHAVDKSLPQLHAEVMRGALEDAGLKREDIDGYFCAGDSPGLGPLSMADYLGLKPKYIDSTETGGSSYVLHVNHAANAIAQGRCSVALITLAGKPKADGMATGTAPRVANVAAPDVAFEFPYAPTILNIYGMCAMRHMHEFGTTRDQLSWIKVAASHHAQHNPNAVLKNVVTVEEVNESPLISDPLRRLDSCVISDGGGAIIVVSPEVMKSLKRPRIKLLGAGEALKGQLGGKVDITYSAARFSGPAAFEEAGIKPSDIKYVSIYDSFTITVLMQLEDLGFAEKGKGGKLVADGNLISGVGKLPFNTDGGGLCNNHPGNRGGLTKVLESVRQLRGEAHPAVQVKNCDLALAHGTGGFLGTRHGSGTVIMERE
- a CDS encoding type II toxin-antitoxin system RelE/ParE family toxin — encoded protein: MGNYRLSIRAQNDLSEIWESISPHNLSAANALLVRIRDRLLLAADNPLMFAARPEIGPKARIFAEGPYLIIYEPIDDGILVVAIVHGKRDPDRWVRN
- a CDS encoding thiamine pyrophosphate-binding protein, giving the protein MTTNEMTGGEALARMIQAFRGGPMFGMGGFQLLPFYDAARRLKLAHHLINDERAGIFAADAYAKVSGRPGLVDATLGPGATNLVTGLVEALNAGSPMVVVIGDAHRQHAWKNMTQEARQSDILRPACKELIRVEHTSRIPEFIRRAFTVATTGRPGPVVVAIPEDVCHGTHGFEDKDFEIDAIYEAAPALRCRPDATMLARAADILKSAQRPIILAGGGVHLSGAAETLTTFARDAAIPVAHTMSGKGAVPCIDPISAGLFGRYDRIANKLIEESDAILVVGCKLGEIATKRYTVPPPGKTIIHLDIVAEEIGRTAEPQVALWGDARAGIEDLHAALKDAAGKMREARAGYLKDVAERMAKWRESVRERYESTEVPVSMGRMIGELNKLMPKDALLVADGGFAAHWAGLLYDTKQAGRGFVPDRGFASIGYGLPGAMGAALAAPDRKVVAITGDGGFNMMLGELETARRLGVNIAIIVVNNAASGYVKALQHLMYGAGNYHASDLAETNYARVAEALGVTGIRVEAPDQMGPAITKAFATKGPVILDVVVTRDPAKMLPAVDNRTVQVKKGDRVA
- a CDS encoding TRAP transporter small permease — protein: MSNEPDPLLMNQEPPVRVPLTFERVVAALAMGALCLITLGNVFARYLTNYSFAFTEEFSIALMVVVTMLGASIATAADRNIRITWFANMLPPAGRRVAEVISSLAIITMFGLLVWLGGRLVWDEYRFEVTSPGLGEPQWVYTLALPLLAAAVIGRAIGHLVRVWRARKVPKHESVEPI
- a CDS encoding ribbon-helix-helix domain-containing protein is translated as MRTLTISLTPQQVKRLQKAVDGGAYASNSEIVRDALRLWEHREELRTLETKRLKQAYQEGKASGIAPGNIDTLLIELNAKRRGRG
- a CDS encoding Zn-ribbon domain-containing OB-fold protein — translated: MSEERKLPAPQVTPETKPFWDAARNGKLLIGRCEACGEPHYYPRAHCPHCFSDKVKWVEAKGSGTIYSFSVMRRSKPPYVMAYVALDEGVTVMTNIVESDFDALKIGQKVKLVHKPTEGDGPPMAMFRVT
- a CDS encoding DctP family TRAP transporter solute-binding subunit codes for the protein MKTALKVTLGLVAALALIAPASAQTYKPEYKISTVVGAPFPWGLMAERWATIVKDKSGGKINMKVYPGASLVGGDQTKEFTAMRQGVIDMAVGSTINWSPQVAELNLFSLPFLMPDHKAIDAITQGPAGKKIFEIIGSKDVVPLAWGENGFREISNSKRDVKKPEDLKGLKIRVVGSPLYNETFTALGANPTQMSWADAQPALSTGAVDGQENPLTIFTVAKLHTVGQKHVTLWGYVADPLIFAVSKPVWDTFSPADQQILREAAVDAAKYGVEIARKGITAADPSVLKEIEGLGVTITRLTPEEQKAFQAATKPVYDKWKARIGADLVTQAEKSVAAR
- a CDS encoding alpha-ketoacid dehydrogenase subunit beta, giving the protein MGTLTYIEAGRRALAEEMRRDANVWAVGEDLGRGGVFGQYRGLVDEFGADRISDAPISEACIMGAAVGAAMMGTRPVVEMRFSDFALCAIDELVNQAAKARFMFGGQTRVPLVAREPIGMWRSSAAQHSQSLEAWYAHIPGLVVACPATPADNLGMLKAAIRCDDPVVYMEHKNLWPLEGEVPDGEHLVNFGEARIVREGRDVTIVTWSAQVHNCAAAAEALEKDGIAAEVIDLRTLWPWDKDAVLKSVGNTGRLLVVQEAVSVAGFGAEIAATVAERAYKSLKAPVKRLGAPRAPISYAPPLEQAVTVRQDAVVEAAKKLMTF